A window of the Schlesneria paludicola DSM 18645 genome harbors these coding sequences:
- a CDS encoding YybH family protein, with the protein MFRTHSVLFFVSLAACQTIIAADSDDKKLQASIAESAKKYETLYAARDAHGLAGLFTVEAELIDSTGTIFHGRESIEAEYKSTFANEPEGKISIELVSIRPVAVGLVVEDGVVTFTPSEKKAGPVERTRYTATHVKQADGTWLLASVRELEQDRATPHERLQAMAWLIGEWHEEVDGTSIATKWNWSKDHNFLVSEFTVVESREKKWHGSNRLGWDAERKQFRSWIFDSSGGFGEGFWNEDDGGGWSVNLSAIDADGVRSSSKIQYTSDGANAIRVTQQDRVRAGISLPGSSHRIVRQPPTPAGASTK; encoded by the coding sequence ATGTTCCGAACACATTCTGTGTTATTTTTCGTGAGTCTGGCAGCCTGTCAGACAATCATTGCCGCCGATTCCGACGATAAGAAACTTCAGGCGTCGATCGCCGAGAGCGCCAAGAAATATGAGACGTTGTACGCCGCCCGAGATGCCCATGGATTGGCAGGTCTGTTCACCGTCGAAGCGGAACTGATCGATTCCACAGGCACCATTTTTCACGGCCGCGAATCGATCGAAGCAGAATACAAGTCCACCTTCGCGAATGAACCTGAAGGAAAAATCTCCATCGAACTGGTCTCGATTCGTCCCGTCGCCGTGGGGCTCGTGGTCGAAGACGGGGTCGTCACCTTCACACCGAGTGAAAAAAAAGCAGGCCCCGTTGAGCGAACGCGATACACGGCAACACACGTCAAGCAAGCAGATGGAACATGGCTGCTTGCCAGTGTGCGGGAGCTCGAGCAGGATCGCGCGACACCGCATGAGCGACTTCAGGCCATGGCCTGGTTGATCGGGGAATGGCACGAGGAAGTTGATGGGACCTCCATTGCGACCAAGTGGAACTGGTCCAAAGACCACAATTTTCTCGTCAGCGAATTTACGGTCGTCGAATCGCGTGAAAAGAAGTGGCACGGATCGAATCGGCTGGGATGGGATGCCGAACGGAAGCAATTTCGATCCTGGATCTTTGACTCATCCGGCGGCTTCGGGGAAGGTTTCTGGAACGAAGACGATGGGGGTGGCTGGTCCGTCAACCTTTCTGCAATCGATGCGGACGGAGTTCGCTCCTCATCGAAGATTCAGTATACGTCGGACGGCGCCAACGCAATTCGTGTGACTCAGCAAGATCGCGTCCGTGCCGGAATCAGCCTGCCCGGTTCGTCGCATCGGATTGTTCGACAACCTCCGACTCCCGCCGGGGCCTCCACGAAATAG
- a CDS encoding HAD family hydrolase: MCFRNFSAIACLALMISAPVCADDPLASWNDGTSKTSILQFVAKVTKEGSPEYVPPAERIAVFDNDGTLWCEQPIYVQLAFSIDRIRVLAASHPDWKEKQPFKGILQGNLIGALASGETAIGELIEATHTGMTTDEFHTTVLEWLKTARHPKFNRPYTELVYQPMLELLGFLRANGFKTYIVSGGGVEFMRAWAETVYGIPPEQIIGSSGKLKYEIRDGKPILIKLPELDHLDEGPGKPVGIQKFIGRRPLAAFGNSDGDFQMLEWTTAGAGTRLGLIVHHTDAEREWAYDRVSHIGKLDKGLNEASTHGWIVVDMKRDWKTIFRD; encoded by the coding sequence ATGTGTTTCCGCAATTTTTCTGCAATCGCCTGTTTGGCGCTGATGATCTCCGCCCCGGTTTGTGCGGACGATCCCCTTGCATCGTGGAACGACGGCACGAGCAAGACTTCCATTCTGCAGTTCGTCGCCAAAGTGACGAAAGAGGGCTCACCCGAGTACGTTCCCCCCGCGGAACGAATCGCCGTTTTCGACAACGACGGGACGCTCTGGTGCGAGCAACCGATCTATGTTCAGTTGGCCTTCAGCATCGACCGGATCAGGGTCTTGGCCGCAAGTCACCCGGACTGGAAGGAAAAGCAGCCATTCAAAGGAATCCTGCAGGGAAACCTCATTGGCGCACTGGCGAGTGGCGAAACCGCGATCGGGGAACTTATCGAGGCAACTCACACCGGCATGACAACCGATGAATTCCACACCACCGTTCTGGAATGGCTGAAGACCGCGCGGCATCCGAAATTCAATCGCCCCTATACGGAATTGGTATATCAACCAATGCTCGAACTTTTGGGGTTTCTACGAGCAAATGGCTTCAAGACGTACATCGTCTCGGGCGGTGGAGTGGAATTCATGCGGGCTTGGGCCGAGACTGTCTATGGCATTCCACCCGAACAAATCATTGGCAGCAGCGGCAAGCTGAAATACGAGATCCGCGACGGCAAACCGATACTGATCAAGTTGCCGGAACTTGACCATTTGGACGAGGGCCCCGGCAAGCCTGTCGGCATTCAGAAGTTCATTGGCCGTCGTCCGCTCGCGGCATTCGGCAACTCGGATGGCGACTTTCAAATGCTGGAATGGACAACTGCCGGTGCAGGAACACGACTGGGCTTGATCGTCCATCACACCGACGCCGAACGCGAATGGGCATACGATCGGGTAAGCCACATTGGCAAGCTCGACAAAGGCCTTAATGAAGCAAGCACACATGGATGGATTGTCGTCGACATGAAACGCGATTGGAAAACCATCTTTCGCGATTAA